The following proteins come from a genomic window of Lolium rigidum isolate FL_2022 chromosome 5, APGP_CSIRO_Lrig_0.1, whole genome shotgun sequence:
- the LOC124655495 gene encoding uncharacterized protein LOC124655495 — MYNYYHRKVSPKLAFADPKRFFTCASLSVGEDLLPYLSIAHAYENDSGDDATLSVTDKGAIQACKIAAELDATKIYPDMGVWPIGKVAVLLLDPTKKKCLIEYGADTKGVWSFIEKEYDAASGISHSTNQPAGEESTSKTTFGALDGPLILQQLAMSEVQRRTGMDGSDLLVLDEDLTYSLSKGRTTTKLFIVEYKKTTKCKLVEVSLEDLILSMNGPVFVNDPFLKTTSVVEYYHILPYKEILQGLLHRKWPDVPRHRLNSGIDEKLEEQGENSMSKMKKQTAKVSTPMQNKRAIKATGANSNQNSNISKNKKSFKRKAEASRDTAAEGPDGESPIIENKRKKSCKGKVEASRTTAAQGPDDEIPIIENKDKNSCKRKAEASRITSTEGPDGESPITENESLIVPDVKTPGLPTNKSINTKATTVVSGGPILLQSGGQVDKHKTQNENMPQDAFLPMAPYFDHAIENGSLKRQNMEMTGNSGGITENNNDQMYDTLQSLQKIRDEILRKECILQERSIQIDMEIHTILNEGKVTPKALAIVESYKGTCSDMTAVANSACSGDGGQTRSIKRNKLKQAFLNKCEELDAICKKCEWMLPRYAIVLSVADGMFRATVHLACSEFDMSIVGDPSPTPRKARYSAAAKMIAELEKNKEEEEDEEEQDS; from the exons ATGTACAACTACTACCACAGGAAGGTGTCTCCGAAGCTTGCTTTTGCTGATCCCAAGCGGTTTTTTACGTGCGCTTCTCTTTCTGTTGGAGAAGATTTGTTGCCATACCTGAGCATAGCCCATGCGTATGAGAACGATTCTGGAGATGATGCCACCTTATCTGTTACTGATAAAGGAGCAATACAAGCTTGTAAGATTGCTGCAGAACTCGATGCGACTAAAATTTATCCAGACATGGGAGTGTGGCCAATAGGCAAAGTTGCTGTGCTCCTTCTGGACCCGACAAAGAAAAAATGTTTGATTGAGTATGGTGCTGACACCAAGGGTGTCTGGTCATTCATAGAAAAGGAATATGATGCTGCATCCGGTATTTCACACAGTACCAACCAACCAGCAGGCGAGGAGTCGACAAGTAAAACAACATTTGGTGCTTTGGATGGTCCATTAATTCTTCAACAACTAGCAATGTCAGAGGTGCAGCGTAGAACAG GTATGGATGGCTCAGACTTGCTTGTTCTTGACGAAGATTTGACATACTCGTTGAGTAAAGGAAGGACGACTACCAAGTTGTTCATCGTGGAATATAAGAAAACAACAAAGTGCAAACTTGTGGAAGTGTCTCTAGAAGACTTGATTCTCAG TATGAACGGTCCAGTATTTGTAAATGATCCGTTCCTGAAAACAACATCGGTAGTCGAGTACTATCACATTCTTCCATATAAGGAGATTTTACAAGGACTCCTCCACAG GAAATGGCCTGATGTCCCCAGACATAGATTGAACTCTGGGATAGATGAAAAATTGGAAGAGCAAGGAGAGAATAGCATGTCAAAGATGAAAAAACAAACTGCAAAAGTGTCAACTCCAATGCAAAACAAACGAGCAATAAAAGCAACTGGTGCCAATAGTAATCAGAACTCCAACatcagcaagaacaagaaaagttTCAAAAGAAAAGCTGAAGCCTCCAGGGATACAGCAGCTGAGGGTCCAGATGGTGAGAGCCCCATAATAGAAAACAAGCGCAAGAAAAGTTGCAAAGGAAAAGTTGAAGCCTCCAGGACTACAGCAGCGCAGGGTCCAGATGATGAGATCCCCATAATAGAAAACAAGGACAAGAACAGTTGCAAAAGGAAAGCTGAAGCTTCCAGGATTACATCAACGGAGGGTCCAGATGGTGAGAGTCCCATAACAGAAAATGAATCACTTATTGTTCCTGATGTCAAAACTCCAGGACTCCCGACTAATAAGTCAATAAATACAAAAGCAACAACAGTAGTAAGTGGAGGACCCATACTCCTACAGTCCG GTGGTCAAGTGGACAAGCACAAGACACAGAATGAGAATATGCCCCAAGATGCCTTTCTGCCAATG GCACCATATTTTGATCACGCAATCGAGAACGGTTCTTTGAAACGCCAAAATATGGAAATGACAGGAAACTCAG GCGGCATCACTGAGAACAATAATGATCAGATGTATGATACACTACAATCACTTCAGAAAATACGGGATGAAATT CTTCGCAAGGAATGCATACTTCAGGAACGAAGTATTCAAATTGATATGGAAATTCATACAATCTTGAATG AAGGGAAGGTGACACCCAAAGCGCTGGCAATAGTGGAAAGCTATAAGGGAACTTGTTCAGATATGACGGCAGTTGCCAATTCAGCTTGCTCTGGAGATGGCGGTCAAACCAGGAGCATTAAGAGGAATAAACTGAAGCAGGCATTCCTCAATAAATGCGAG GAGCTTGATGCCATCTGCAAAAAGTGTGAGTGGATGCTCCCAAGATATGCAATAGTGCTTTCAGTGGCGGATG GAATGTTCCGTGCCACTGTACACCTCGCATGCTCTGAGTTTGACATGAGCATCGTTGGTGATCCTAGTCCGACCCCACGCAAGGCGAGGTACTCTGCAGCTGCCAAGATGATAGCGGAGCTTGagaagaacaaggaagaagaagaagatgaagaagagcagGATAGCTGA